The Nitrospira sp. sequence CATTGCATCAGTGGTTCAGAGATGTTTCCGAAGCAACTTCCACATCTCTGGAAATGAGAGGTTCGGCTCAGTCAGTTCCGGTCGAGTCAGGTCGATCTGAATGTTGTACAGGTGAGTGTTCGGGTTCTGTGCTTGAATGACGGGGTACCAACATTCGTACCGCAGTTCCCACCGATCACGACACGATAGTCGCAAATAGCACCTGCTGAGGGATTTCGCCCGGATCGGCGCTTCCGGACCAAGAACGATCGGGATGGCGTGTTTCCGGTGCCGTGGCCCATCCGGGTACATGGCCTTGACGGAGAAGTCGCCGTCCCATCCTCTCAGCTGGAGCACGCAATCGAAGGCCGCTCCGCGCCCGGCGTTTTCCAATTCCGGTGTCAACGTAATCACATCTCCGGCATTCATCGTCGAGAGGTTGGTCACACGAAGGGCGGGTTGATGTTCTTGAAACTCTTTCCTGGTTTTCGCGATGAATCTGCGGAGACAGAACATGCCGGCTCCACCGAGGATGAGAAGCACGAATAGGCCGATCAGCACTGACCAATCCACAATGTTCGTGTCCTGTGTGTACAAGCGACGAGGTCTCAGGAAAAACCTACGTGGAGGAGAACGAGGTGTCAACACCTCGTCATGAGATCCATTGAAAGAATCGCCAAGGTTGTTTTAGCCTGCCATCCATCGCACGGCTAACCTTGCGACAGAGCGTGGGAGCCATGGACAAGCGACCGATTCAAGAGTTGCTCCAGGTTCGGGTCCTGACCGCTGTCTTTCCGCGGATCATTATTACAACGCCCCGCCGACGAGGATGTCTGAGCTTTACGTCGTAGGTGCGAATGGCTATGATGGAAGCAAAGAACGCTGGTGGATCAATGGACGCATTGTTGAGATTAGGCCCACCTTGTTGCGACGACCTGGTGAGGAGCAACGGGAGAGGAGCCCCCTTAAACGACACAGTGTGATGACGGTGCAAGAACGCAAGTTCTCATAAAAGAGGAACCTCTGAACGATTACGGGGGCCTCGCGTGGCTGGATTGTTTTACAATAACCGTCAGAATAAACAGTGGCGCTCATGACGATTGTGTGTGACGCATCGGCGGGAAGCGGTGTTGAACGAAAGGAATTGGTGGTGACACAAGACGAGAAAGATGCACCAGGGGTGGACGGCAATCAAGAAGGGCCGAAAAGCGAGTTGAAGGTGGGCTGGCACTGGTACCGCCTCACCCCTGGCACCGACCCGTTTCCTGTCAGGGTATATCTGATCGACACGATTCGATTCGCATGGCTCTGTGATCCGAGATATCCACTGCCGGAAAATCGGCGCGTAGAAAACTGCACGGGAGATTTTCTAGAGTTCATTCCAGCGCCGAAATAGTCCACGAGTACCCTAGCTGTTCTTCGGGTGGTGAGAGACCCGCAGCCAGGGTTCTGAGAGTGTTGACGGATCATTCCTGGTCCTTGAAGCGATAGAGATCATCTTTCAGGACGGCTGGCTATGTCGATGAGATGGGTTGACCCAAGGAGATACGGTCCTGAAATGCACAAACGCTGTAGTGAGGGATTTTTTGTGTTGCAATGAAGAGAATTTGAGACTACCGTAAAAGTATGAGCGAGAAGAACGGGTTGGTCCGTCATTTGGAAACGCGAGCAGCCGATCTGGAGGAGTGGATGGCTGAACATGGCTCCGCTGTCATGCGAGACCAACGGCATCTTGATGCAGACTCAACGGAGCGTAAGTATTGGACCTATGGCTATCTGATCGCCCTGCAAGACGTATTGGATCTAATTGCAGAAATGGACATTCTGATATTGTAACCTCGTCCTACGCAGGTAAGCCTGCATTGTACAGCGACCACCTCAAAGTTTGTCCGAGTGAGTCGATCTTCCAGAACCAGAACCAGATCCAGTAGCGATCAACCTGCTATAGAGTAGCTTAGCCCCACCCATTCTCACGTACCCCGGACTTTCATTTAAGGTGGCTTTGGTGGGCTTTCCCGCCACCAATGATCGTTTGAACCGGCGCACCCAGCCTCCGTCATGGGATAGGTGCCATATTCCATTTGCAGCACCAGGACAAAGGGAGGAGGCTTGCTTTCGCAGGGTGGCGGAAAATTAGAAAGGCACTTGACACGCAAGAGACCCGCCCCGGGGATGGGTACAGGCTGGAAATGCTTACTCGCTTCCCGCGAAGGGTGGCGCCGTCACATCGGTGCGGTGCCAGGTCGCAAGAATCAGCAACGTGTACTGGTTGTAAAATGCTCGTCCAATCAGTTTGGGAGTGGACCCGAGAAACTCACCGGTTCGGTGATCGAAAACATCTACATGGAGCCGGACGTACCCGCTTTGGCTCTGATTCTTGTAGAGTGTGAGTTCGGGGAGCGAGAAGGGAATCAATACGCTCTGAACGGGCGGCATACCCACGAATGTCATTCCCTGCATGGTCCCGAACGATTCGGCCATCACACGCACCGAATATGGCGCAATGTCTCGGGCGGAGACACGATAGCCTTGGCGGCCCAACTCCGCGGCCACGGCATCCCTGATGTATAGAATGTCGCGCGATGGACGATCAATCACGCCTGCCTCCCCATTCGTCATGCGAGGCCTGGACTGAGCGCTGTCGAGCCCAGTTGCATCCACGTCTACATTGACGCCCTCGGGCAGGCGAATCGATAGATTCTTCAGGGCCTGCTCGACTGCCTGAGTCAACAGGACCTGCTCAACCGCCGTTCGAGGAGTGCGTGACACTTCTTGTTCAAGGGCGCACCCCGTCACCATGCCCGTGAGCGCACAGAGGAGAAAAGGAGTAACCTTCATACGGAGCTTCCTTCGGGAAAATAATTCGAGCTGGGTATTGCCAATCTCCAGATGAGTGTTCAGTTCATGCTGGAACCAGTCAGCTCTTATGCGCATGCCAAATGGTATCCACTGGAGAAACCATTCCATCGTCCGGTTCGAAACGCACTAAAGTCGTATAAATTGTCGTCGGGGAGGAAATCACTCCCGCACCACTATCGACACACTCGCAATCATTCTTAGACCTGAATCATGATAACCTGACCATTCCCTTGATTTAGGCTAGGAATAGCCCTCAGGGCCGCCAAAGGGATCAAAGCAGGGCGGTTTCCAACCCGCACGGGAGATGCGGAGGCCCCTCGCTAAATGCTGGTATTACAGAGTGAGCAAGTCGCCCGTGGCTCATCCATGGTTATGTAAGCAATACCTGGAGGTTCCGGTTCAAGCGACGCACGGCTCACGCAACCGACTCATCCCACATACTCCTCCGTCATGGTCAGGGTCTCGGTTAAGGAATGGGCAGCTAGGATAAAAAGCGTAGTTTCCCTACTGCTCCCCAGCCGATGATCCAGGAGAAATCTGCCGTATTATGATAATGTGTGGCGGCCTGCTTGCGCTGAGTGTGTGGAATCGTATTGTTGAGGCCGTAGCTGCGACCTATGCGATGACTGGTGGGGACAGTCCGTATCGTGCATCGATGCAAGCCATCGTGGCGACAGGACGAGCGGCCGGCTGAACTAGCCGTGTCTCATCTTAGGGCCATCCGACACGGCACCGTCGGTATGACTATCAGGAAGGGATAGCACCGCAATCGATTCAATTACCCCGGACCCTTGTACCCTGTATTCATCATCGCCCAGACGATGATAGCCAATGCAAACGCTCCAAGGATAACGTACGTGATGATGTCGGCTTTACCAGGCATTGGCATGACCTCCTTGATAAATGGAAGGAATCGCCTAGAGCTTGAGCTGAGAACACGCCACTGGGAGTAGAACAGTCGCGGAAATCTTATTCCCTCGTTCGGACGCAATCAATGCCATGTCCGTATCGTCGGTAGCGGAGCACCTACGCTCTAGGCAGGCGATCACGGATACAGTTGACGTTCACCCTTAGAGTTCAGATGCCAGCCCATCCCAAGTGCGTGCGAATTAAAGCCTGAGGATGGGCACGGATGATGTCGAACATATCCGTTGCTATGCCTTGGATTGAGGCATAACAGCACAACGCGATTAATGGATATGTGGCAATGAGTGCGGTCGCATGGCGTTCGTAGAGCATAAAGGCCTGACGAGTCTCTTGAGACGTAAATGGCCCCGGCCCACCTACGGCACGAACAGTCGTATAGCCGAGCTGACGAGCCATGTTCGGTAAGGTGGCCAGCCGATCCAGAGAATCCTCCAGATTGAAGCCGCCGTCACAGTACCAGTCTTCCGCAGACGAGATGTGAAGCTGCTTCGTGGCTTGCAGCGCCGGACCGTTGAGGCCGTGATAGGACAATTCACCGAGGGCTACCGGGATGGTCAAGGGTGGCGGAACAATCCAGACACAGAACTCGTGGCCGGCCAGGCCGGCTTTGAGAAAAGAGGCGGTCACCTGAATAAACTCCGTGGGCCGTCGATAAAACAAACAGAGGTGGGAGCCCAACGGGATGTCGTGAGTGCCGCGAATCCCACTAGCAGGCATGAGAATACCCTCCTTCCTCACGTGGAGGCTCTGACTTCTGCGCGTGATTGCAGGAAAGGCTCCGAAGGTACCCCAGGGGGCAGAGTCGCTTGGCCATCGAGTGGCTCCACGGCGCAACTTACTGTGCCGGACCGTCTCGGCAGAGAATATGGAGTTGGTCGCACGCTCGTTGTTCGGTGAGTTCTTTCAGTGCGATGAGAACCGCTGGGGAGCGCATGAGCAACCCCTGACGGGGACCAAAGCTATGTATAAATACACCAGGATGGGAGGGAAATGATACCCTAGTAATTTAACGTACGTTAAGTACGGTAGTTGATCCGCCACTCGTGAGGAGGGGCGAGTTATTCGAGGGGAACATCCCATGACGTGACCTGTGAACTCCCATCGAGGGGGTGAAGGAGGGCATGCAAGCGGGTTGGAGAACAGGGCAGGACGTTCACGATCTTCGGCGCACCGAAATGAGGAAGTGACGAGGAGCAGGAGTGTCTGAGAATGTCGCTATGAGATCAGCGGTCACAAAATACGGTCAGTGTTGATCGTCATGGCGTCACGAGTGGAGATGATCTCCGGGAGGCAGCGAAGCGGCTTGATCGGCACATCCAGGAGAAAAAGGTGACACGTCCAGTGACACGGTAGGTCGTTTCGGTGGGAGGTTTCGAGACTTGGGCTATACAGGGATGGCTATGGCGAGGTTGCAGAACGGCAATTGTCGTTGATGGCCTGCGTTCTCAGAGAGCCACTGAGACCCCTTCACCAGGTTCTCGTCCGATTGTGGTGTCGGGTACATGCGGGAAATTCTTCGAGGCGCGGTTACTTGAATGGGTCCGATTCGCGGATGAGTTCCGGCGGCGGCGTTGGGCCGTAGTTCTCATCCACCGCGTGCTCCCACACGCCATCATGTGCCGGAGTCATTCCCCATCCGCGTGCATATATCAAGTTCACGAGCGGTTGGGCTTCAGGGCCAACGCCGATGACACGACCGACAATGGTCATATCGGCCCAACTGCGGTAGGAACTGGGTAACGTGTGATGTTTCCTCACGACAATCCAATACTTCCCTGCGTCGTGATCGCTTGGGCCGGGAGGAAGTTGTGGACGGTAATTCTCATCGAGTGGCCGATTCTTAACGTGCAACCAGAGGTGTCCATTGCGCATTTCCTCCTTCACAATGACGGCCCCTAGTATGACAAGCCGATCTTGATACAGTTCGGGCGTGGCAGCCAGCCAAGAAAACTTGAGCGTCGGATCAGCCTCTTCCAGATATTTGCGCGGCACGGCGGTGCACCCGACGGTCATGCAGAGGACCGTCATGAAGAGAATCTGAGTCAATCTGCTCGCGCTGATCCGCATACTGTGCTTGAGTTTGACGTTCTGACCGGTCACAGCTTTCGTACTCGTGCTCGAGCCATACCGCATGGACCTGAGGTCTCGGTAGACGATGATCGCTTATATCTATCAAACATTGTCGGCTCTTGGCTTCTAACTTTTGTCGAAAGAGGACGGGCCATGAGTGGGCGAGTTGTAGCAGAGGACTTCCGGGCTATCAACTGGTGGTGGATGACACTGTCTTGATAAATGGAGGAGGGGCAAGATTCGAACACGCGGATGAGTTCTCCCATCTCCGGTTTTCAAGACCAACTAGAACCATGTGCGCTTGATTGTTTCAAAAATACAGAATGATGTGGAAACACGCAACAGGAGCGAGCCGTAAGGTTCTTGGAAGGTTTGGATGCAGTTGCGTCCTCTAGCCCATAGCTATTTACATCCAGCGCACCAAGCATGAGGATAGGGAGGTTCTTGGAATTCATGAATGTTACGAAGGACGTGGATTTTATGAGCGTGATGTCGTCGGATAGAGGACTGGCCGGGAATGATGAAAACAGAGCTGTTCCCACGTTCCACATTTCTGGCAGTTTCCAAACCACTCAGTGATGAGGAGTGTCATGGTTGGTTCCGACGTCACACAGCACGTTCGGCAGAGAAACCTGGTATGAGGTGTGTTCATGATCAACCTCTCTCCAAAGGATCAAGTATAGCTGACAGTGGAGAAATCACATGGCGAGAGGAAGTGCCGCAATTCCGGACATATAGGGGCTGTTCGTGGCCTGGTTCAAACGAGGGGGCAGCGGCGAGGGGACACGTAAGAAGAGGTGTGACGAGCTTGCCCTCGATCAAACACGCCAGTATTCTACGACCTCGTCCAAGGGGGTGAGACATGGGGACCAACGAGTCTGACTCCAAGTTACGTGTGGAGTGGCAAGTGGTGAAGCACGCGCCAGCGTCGTTTGGCATAACTTTATTGACGGTCTGTTCTCTGATCGGAGGAGGGCTTTATTGGCACTTTCACGCAAAGCTGGTACTCCAGACAGACAAGATCGCATTTCTCAGAGAAGAAAATGACCGGTTAAGGAACGAAATCGAAAGGCTGGTGAAGATCAATACTCTTCAAGGCGCAGCATTGAAGGAGATCCCAGATACGAAAAAATAGTTGAAACACGACGGAGCTTTCTTTTTTGGCGTGACCGTCAACAATCGGCCAGAGGGAAGTGCGCCGTTGACGATCCAAGCTTTAGTGCGTAGGCTACAGGTCGAAAAATCCTGACACTCGTCGGTCTTAGGCGTGGTTCTGTTCCACTGCGGGAACGCTACGAAAGATTTTTCTCTTCGACGGTGATGTCCTTATACTTTGAAATCTGAATTCGTTTGCCGGGATTCTGCTGGACCTTCTTGATGACCTTGTCGATTACGAATTGTCGCAACTCCTGGATGGACATGGGGTCAGCTAAAAACTCCTCGTTGATCACGAGGTGCCAGGACTGCTTGCCGACGCCGTTGGTAAAGCTAAATGTCGGTCTTATATCCTGACGGAACTTTACGTCTACGAATTGCTTTTCGAGACATTCCCGGATGGACTGAAGTTTTGTCGGAACCATTCCACCTTTTCCACTCTCAGTGTCCACGGAATCCTCCATAACGTATAGATTGAAGTCTGGTCTGCCTAAAGAGCACGGAATGGATGGCCTGGTAGAAGTCCTCCGGCGAAGCTTCCTTCGTCAGGTAGGCCGACGCGCCCGCAACCTTCATGTCCCGAGCGACTCCGCCACTTGGGTTGACTGAGCCCGATAATGATGATGTGGGGACCCGTCGTCGTAATCCGTCGCGTCGCTTCGATTTCATTCGTTCTGGTCATGTCCCGATCCATGGGGATGACCATCTGGATGTTCCTGCTAGGTAACCTCACAGGCCTGCTTGCCATTTTCGGCTTCGCCGATGACCTCGAAGCCGTCGTAGGAACAGATCAGGCTCCTCGACTCTTGGCGGAGCAAAGATGGTCATCGACCACCGGTACGTGAACGGGATCTGAGGGTGCCATCCTACCATTGTCGAAAGCTGAGGTTCATTCCTTCATGACGCTGAAGTGCTAGGCGGAGCGATCGGCTTAGTCACATATATACTCTGGTGATGGGGGAGTCGGCAGGGCCGCTTCTCTCTCATGGTCAGGAGAAAAGTGGCCCTAGATGAGTTAGGCCTTGGTTAAGGGCTGCTTGCCCCTAGTATACTTGGTCACCACGGTGTCCTTAGCTTCATTAAGGGAGTCTCCCAGTACCGACCGAGACAAGGAGACGATAGCATGACACTAGAACAGAGCAGTGGAAACATGACGAACCGGTAACGGAAACGCTATCGAGGGCTTTATGGAAATATTGCGCTGTTCGTGGGGCTCCGTTCTTGAAAAGGACGGAGCTTTCTTTTTGCCGCCAACGATTGGGGGCCTCACGTCGGTTTAACACGGAGTCCTAAATGCGGATCCTTGTGGCAGTGGACGAATCCGAAAACGCTTTGCATGCCGTGCGATATGTGGGGTCGCTTCTCCAGCAGACACCAAGTGTCATCGTTACGCTCTTTCATGTACTTAAACCCATACCACGTGGCTTATTGGAGCATGGCGGATCTGAAAATCCCCACATGGAAGAGGTGCTGAGCGATCGTTTGAGGGAAGAACGGGAGGCGTGGGTGAGGAAGGAAAAAGAGGCAGAATGCCCAATTCTCGAGCGAGCCTGCGAAACATTGATCCGTGCCGGCTTTGACAAAAGCAGAGTCGCCCTGAAGTTTGGACATGAGGACAACATCGCGAATACCATTCTCGAAGAGGCGAAAAAGGGAGATCACGACACCATTGTCGTGGGACGCACGGGCACGACTGGAATCACGCGGATCTTCGGCGGCGGTATCACTGACCATCTACTGCGTGATGCGCAAGACGTGGCGATCTGGATCATCACAAAGCCTTGAGCATTCATAGAACACCTCGTCGGTAATCCGAGCAGCTACTCTGATATGATCATGGCGTCCGCTGTCGATCCTCTTCCGCCACAACCCATTCCGCCCTCGCCGGTCCCGCCACCAAAGCCTGAACCCATTCCTCCCGGGAATCCGCAGTCACCCCCAAGCTCGCCGTAAGGCTCATCGTCTTGATGAATAGGTGATGTCACTTCCCCTCCGGTAGGTGGTCCTGTGCGATAACCGGCGGGAACTTTACCCATTGAGTTGATGATAGTGAATCTCTGCTTGTAGCAGATTCTTACAACCAGGACATAGAAGAGTGATCCCGGAGTATTTGTTGCCCACCCCTTCGTAGTTGCCAATTGGTTCGATCTTGAGATTGGCGATCCTCTTTCCACAGTAGGGGCACGTTCCGGTGTCCGGCATAGTCCGGGCTATCCATTGGCGGTGGATGACACTGCATTGATAGATGGCGGAGGGGGCGAGATTTGAACTCGCGGATGGGTTACCCCATCTCCGGTTTTCAAGACCGGCACGTTCGGCCGCTCCGTCACCCCTCCAACCCTGCTTGACCCGACCGGGAGCCCTTAAGATGGTTCTTGGCGACCGAAAATGGTTCCCCGAGTGGCTTCTGTCTGGATTCTTTCCAATCCCCCCATACGGCCGTAACACGACGGGAATTTCAACTGAACTGTCCGGCCGCTGGATTTTCCAGGATGGCACGGTCTTCGGCGCGCGCAGCCATTCTTCGCATAACAGACGTGGGCGGTCAAGAGATCGTGACACAATTCAAGCAATGAAGCAGAACACAAAGTGTCTCAAGTCGGTGTCTTGCGGTATTTCAATTTCGTCGGTGGAAGGCATTTCTTAACTGCGTTGCGCTCGCAACTTTCGCCTGGTGCTGTCGACGTACTCACGGCGAGGTCCATCAATCGCCGTCGGACTAAGCCTCACCAAACGGCCATATCCCGAGTCTGGGCCAATGTACAGACATCCAAGCAGCGGTGTTCGGAGAAAAATGAAGTTGGCAACCTCCAATTCGAAATGCTTCGTGAGTAACAGCATCATGAAGCTTACTGTTGCAGCCGAACAAGATCCAGCAACTCTTCCCGCGTGAGTTCTTTCCGTAAATATTGATCGGGTCTAATCGTCAAGTCAAAAAGGTCCTTCTGCTTGAGAAGCTTGGCCTCGATCTTGTCTTCCAATGTTCCACGGGCAAGAATGTGGAACGCAACGACGGTCCGCCTCTGGCCAATCCGATGGACTCGATGAACAGCTTGAGAACGAACTGCTGGGTTCCACCAGTGATCGTATACCGCGACGTAGTTGGCGCTTTGTAAGTCCAAGCCCACTTCGCCTGAGAAAAGGGTGGACACAACTCCGAACTGGGACGGCTGAGAATTGAACCACCTGCAGACGGCAGGCCTTTCCCCGGGATGAACAGTGTCATCAATTCTTTCACAGGAACGACCCTTGGACAGAATAAATTTCTGGAGGAACGTCGTCATTGGGACAAATTGACTGAAGATAACCAACTTATTCGGCTCCAGCTCAGTCGCTCGACTGTCCAAGATCTCCTCGAGTATTTCCATGAAGGCATCGAACTTTCCTGATACCCCTGGCTTGAATTCCTCGAAGTCTCCCGTCACTAAGCCTGGATGGCAGCAAATCTGCTTGAGTTTCAACACCACGCTGAAGATATGGGGGTTGCCAAGGGTCAATTGCTCACGGCCCGTGGCTGTGATCGCCTCCTCGAGATCCCTTGTGACAACAGCCTCGTACAGTGCGCGCTGTTTCGTCGTGAGATCACACCGTACAGTCTTCTCGATCTTATCCGGCAGTTCCTTTGCCACATCTTTTTTCAGCCGCCGTAGGATAAATGGTCGAGTTTTCTTTCGAAGAAGATCCCGTCCATTCTTATCACCACGATGCTCAATGGGATCCGAGACCCATTTTTCATCCTCACCCTTAGAGAACAGGAATCCTGGTGCAAGACAGTCGAAGACTGACCATAAATCTTGTAATTTGTTCTCAATCGATAGGCCGGTAATCGCGAAGCGTGCCTCTGCCGGAATTGTGCGAACCGCTTTGGCTCGTGGTGTGTCAGGATTTGTAATCCTTTGTGCCTCATCGAGAATAAGGAATCGCCATGGGATGCGTCGGAGATCTTCCACGTCGCGGACCATGGTTTCATAGGAGGTCACCACGAGATCCACATGCGGCCCTTGAACCCTGAGTGCTTCATTGCGATTGTCCCCGGAGTGGGTGAGCACCACAAACTCCGAGAGAGCTTTATCGGCCTCGTCGGCCCACTTCTCTACGAGACCTGCCGGGCACACGACCAGGGAGGGGCAGCGGCCATGCTCCTGGCGAACATGTGCAATTGTCAGGAGAGCTTGCAGTGTTCTCCCAAGACCCATTTCATCCGCCAAAATTCCGGGGAGTCCATATCGTTTGAGAAATGCCAACCACTCATATCCATGATGCTGATAATCCCGCACAGATATGCCTGGTCGGAGATCTTCTGGAAGTGCTAAGGAGTCAATCGTCGAAAAATCGAACAGCCGCTGCTTAAATCTTGCGAAGGCCGCGCTTTCGGAAAGTATGCCAAACTTCGAAAAGATCTCGATGATTTCATCGTAGCTATAGCTTGGCCCACGGTATGAACCGTCCGGTTGCTCCTCAAATCTGCTGTCCTTGAGCGCGGTCTTCACCCGATGGACCTGGGTCCAATCAACTCTGTAGTAGGTCTTCTGTTTTTTATAATACTTTCTGGACTCATCGGCCCCTTGTAGTTCGGCATGATCAAGGGATTCATTCCCGTATTTGTACTGAGGCCGTGCGACAACTTTCGATGCGCCTTCGTCAAAATCGATTAACGTGTGTGTTTTTGGAGTGGTCGCAACGACTCGAAGCTCGCCGGCTTCTTTATTGATGAGGACTCGGCTGGACTTCTTGAGCGTAGGCAGTTCCTTTTCAAGGAACTCAGGAACCTCATCCATCACAAGCCGGCGTGTACCCGGTGCCACTTCAGTTCCCTGGGTCGGCAATTGCGCCAATTCCTTCGGCAACTTGAAAAATTGATCGGAGACCCGCACCCAGCACGGATGCTCCTCACGAGCAGGGGCGGGAAGCGGGATAAGCGACTCGTCGGCAGTCGTAAGTGTTTGCCTGACAATTAAGGTTTCGGGGTCGTCCAGGTCGAGGTAGGTACGATGTTCGAGCGGTGCCGTGTGAATCGTGACAGCCCTGGCCACGGGTGTTTGTTCAACTCTGAACCATGTTCGCAATGAGTCCAAGCAGCCGGGGACATTGTCTCCCCTGCAGCACAGCGTCACATCATCTGTCCATTCACAGGAGGCTCCTATGTTCTGGATAACGTCAAGGCCATAAGTATTGACGATGAAACTCCGTCCTCTGAATGTACCACCCCCTTGCGCTAGAGACCGCCGGCTCAGGTAAATGGGTTTTCCATTGAGGTCACTATGGAGGGCGATTCTTAAATTGCCCGATCGAGGATCAAAATCTATGAATGGTTGGAGTACGACCTGGTCCGGCCTGAGAAGCGTTTCGATTCTGTCCCAGATGAACCGCAGCATACCACCCTCGAGTGAATGGCGTCGGCTTGGTTCGCTATACGGGGGGTATTGTAGGCCAGTTGTGTGAGGAAATTCGAGGGACTCTCTGACTTTTTCTCCTCATGTGGTAAATCGAATGTGGGCCTCAAGCATAGGCGGGTGGGGGTCTGCCGGATAGGGGAAGAGGCGGAAGTTCACTGTCTTTTCAGAGCAGTCCGAGTATCCAGCGGTATCCACACATCACGTTCTGGGTGTACTGCCGGGCCCGCTGTTCCTCTCAGATCTCCCCAATCGGTCCCGTTATGCTCCGAACAGCTCGGTCATTTGACGACTTGTCCTGGGATTCCTTCGCAAAGACCACGAGAGAACAAGGCGAGCCCCTCTTCACAATCACAAGAATTAAACCCTACAATATTTCGCGTACCGGGAGACTTCACGCCGTCAACGCATGGTCACCGTAGGATTAAATCGTGACCACATCGCCTACGCGCAAAAACCTCCGCTTAAAGCGACACAACAGCGGGGGGAAATTCAGGGGGCAAACGAGGAAAACGACGCCAGATCACATAAAAATGTTGAGAGAGGACAGTAGGTACTGCTCACGCCCTCTTGCCAGTACTCATACTGGGTTTCAAGGCTTGGTGAAACGAATCTTCAGCTACAGCGTTTCTTTCGTGATCTTCTCCAGTCCACCCATATAGGACCGCAACACGGCGGGAATCTCAACCGAACCGTCCGGCTGCTGGAAGTTCTCCAAGATGGCGACTAATGTCCGTCCTACAGCCAATCCGGAGCCATTCAGCGTGTGGACAAAGTCGCTCTTGGCGTCTTTCTTTCCTCCGGTCGGCCGATACTTGATGTTCGCTCGCCTGGCCTGAAACGCTTCGAAGTTGCTGCAGGACGAGATCTCCCGATACTGTTGCTGAGACGGCAGCCATACCTCGATGTCATAGGTTTTGGCGGCGGAAAATCCCATATCGCCCGTGCACAATGTGATGACACGGTACGGGAGCTTCAGCCCCTGTAAGATCGACTCCGCGTGACCCGTCAACCGCTCAAGTTCCTCATACGAGTGATCGGGTGTCGTCAATGAGACCAACTCCACTTTGTTGAATTGGTGAAGCCGAATCAGGCCTCTCGTATCTTTTCCATACGATCCCGCCTCTCGCCGAAAGCATGGGGTATAGGCGGTATAGCGGACAGGCAAGCTGTCGCCGCTCAGGATTTCTTCTCGATGCAGGTTGGTCACCGGCACTTCCGCGGTCGGTATCAGGAAATAGTCTTCGTCCCGCAGGCGGAAGAGATCCTCTTCAAACTTAGGAAGCTGGCCGGTCCCGGTCATGGCGAGACGATTCACCATGAGCGGCGGCAACACTTCTCGATATCCATGCTGCGTGGTATGCAGATCAAGCATATAGTTGATCAGAGCTCGTTCGAGCCTGGCGCCGGTGCCGGTCACGACAGAAAACCTGGCTCCCGCGATCTTCGCGGCTCGATCGA is a genomic window containing:
- a CDS encoding MEDS domain-containing protein, yielding MPASGIRGTHDIPLGSHLCLFYRRPTEFIQVTASFLKAGLAGHEFCVWIVPPPLTIPVALGELSYHGLNGPALQATKQLHISSAEDWYCDGGFNLEDSLDRLATLPNMARQLGYTTVRAVGGPGPFTSQETRQAFMLYERHATALIATYPLIALCCYASIQGIATDMFDIIRAHPQALIRTHLGWAGI
- the serS gene encoding serine--tRNA ligase, giving the protein MYDLKQLRENLDHIRTSLGRRGNDVPWDDLEQLSEERRAVTTQVEQLRYELNKGSEEVARLRRAKEPAEAAMAAMKQLGGRIKDLEGNQRKVEEALTDVALRIPNLPHASVPVGSDASENVEVRRWGTIPSFTSPPKPHWEIGENLGILDFDRAAKIAGARFSVVTGTGARLERALINYMLDLHTTQHGYREVLPPLMVNRLAMTGTGQLPKFEEDLFRLRDEDYFLIPTAEVPVTNLHREEILSGDSLPVRYTAYTPCFRREAGSYGKDTRGLIRLHQFNKVELVSLTTPDHSYEELERLTGHAESILQGLKLPYRVITLCTGDMGFSAAKTYDIEVWLPSQQQYREISSCSNFEAFQARRANIKYRPTGGKKDAKSDFVHTLNGSGLAVGRTLVAILENFQQPDGSVEIPAVLRSYMGGLEKITKETL
- a CDS encoding universal stress protein; this encodes MRILVAVDESENALHAVRYVGSLLQQTPSVIVTLFHVLKPIPRGLLEHGGSENPHMEEVLSDRLREEREAWVRKEKEAECPILERACETLIRAGFDKSRVALKFGHEDNIANTILEEAKKGDHDTIVVGRTGTTGITRIFGGGITDHLLRDAQDVAIWIITKP
- a CDS encoding Slp family lipoprotein, whose amino-acid sequence is MTGQNVKLKHSMRISASRLTQILFMTVLCMTVGCTAVPRKYLEEADPTLKFSWLAATPELYQDRLVILGAVIVKEEMRNGHLWLHVKNRPLDENYRPQLPPGPSDHDAGKYWIVVRKHHTLPSSYRSWADMTIVGRVIGVGPEAQPLVNLIYARGWGMTPAHDGVWEHAVDENYGPTPPPELIRESDPFK